A part of Asterias rubens chromosome 14, eAstRub1.3, whole genome shotgun sequence genomic DNA contains:
- the LOC117299204 gene encoding serum response factor-like has product MNDIEELLQQVGNAVEVILAEDEAGSSDHGAEEPNDPPDQEVEVEVDLEWENGNKIIDEGSAKKKQGRKGPVSFLENKLERQKTFSKRKSGLLKKAKALHRLTGAKVFIQVVNGRGKSNTFCSHEELRPKKVRHVKTQATISGCAHVFESPPRTRNTSDVLQTSTKQHRPCNGNQVPGPSTEIQGLPGKKSTPVNKPAPAAKATNKCCVCRVIFSGSTDKQLFLKILCHCPSVGTPGGTHVFASLLTSSKQASPP; this is encoded by the exons atGAATGATATTGAAGAGCTACTCCAGCAAGTTGGTAATGCAGTTGAAGTTATTCTTGCAGAAGATGAAGCTGGATCATCAGATCATGGCGCAGAGGAACCCAATGACCCACCTGATCAGGAAGTAGAGGTCGAGGTTGACCTGGAGTGGGAGAATggcaataaaataattgatgaGG gATCTGCCAAAAAGAAACAAGGACGaaagggcccagtttcattcCTAGAGAACAAGCTAGAGAGGCAGAAGACCTTTTCCAAACGCAAAAGTGGTCTACTTAAGAAG GCTAAAGCCCTCCACAGGCTGACAGGCGCCAAAGTGTTCATCCAAGTCGTAAACGGCAGGGGCAAAAGCAACACTTTTTGTTCCCATGAGGAATTGAGGCCGAAGAAAGTACGCCACGTTAAGACGCAGGCAACGATAAGTGGGTGTGCCCACGTCTTTGAAAGCCCTCCAAGAACAAGAAACACATCTGATGTCCTACAGacatcaacaaaacaacatcGACCATGCAACGGCAATCAGGTTCCCGGTCCATCCACTGAAATACAGGGACTGCCGGGAAAGAAGAGCACCCCGGTGAACAAACCGGCACCAGCGGCAAAAGCTACAAACAAGTGTTGTGTTTGTAGAGTTATATTTTCAGGTAGCACCGACAAACAGTTG TTTCTAAAGATTCTTTGCCACTGTCCATCTGTTGGAACCCCAGGTGGTACCCATGTCTTTGCATCTTTATTGACCTCTTCTAAACAAGCATCACCGCCTTGA